The genomic segment GGAGGAAAGAATGGAACGAAAAGAAGCAGTAACAATGAAGGGGAACCCCCTCACACTGGTCGGGCCCGAGCTTAAGCCCGGTGATAAAGCCCCGGCGTTCACAGCATCCGCACAGGATCTCTCGCCCGTAACCCTCGACAGCTTCAAAGGCAAGAAAAAGGTTTTCAGCGTAACACCTTCCCTTGATACTCCCGTTTGCGACATGCAACTTCGCAAATTTAATCAGGATATTGCAACTATGGATAACGTAGAGGTCATTAATGTCAGCATGGACCTCCCCTTTGCGATCAAACGTTTCTGCACCACAGCAGGCGTTGAAAACGCTGTGGCTGTAAGCGACTATAAGGACGCATCCTTCGGTGAAGCTTACGGTGTTCTCATTAAGGAACTCAGGCTCCTCGCAAGGGCTGTTTTCATCGTGGATGA from the Limisalsivibrio acetivorans genome contains:
- the tpx gene encoding thiol peroxidase → MERKEAVTMKGNPLTLVGPELKPGDKAPAFTASAQDLSPVTLDSFKGKKKVFSVTPSLDTPVCDMQLRKFNQDIATMDNVEVINVSMDLPFAIKRFCTTAGVENAVAVSDYKDASFGEAYGVLIKELRLLARAVFIVDENDTVVYAEYVPEATDHPNYDAVVAALK